CGAGTTCTCGCATTTCGGGCAATTGAGCTTGTTCACGGCCATTCCTTCCCGTGTTATTCGGCACCCGCACTCGAGGAGAAAACGCGCCTATATCATATTAAGCGGGGAGTGCCGTGTCAACTGGTTTCGCTGGCCGGGCGGCCCTTTCTTTCATAATGGAAACAGCCGAGGCGCAGGCCGGAAGACCCCTTGACTTTTAGGGTCCTCTCTGTTACTTCTAATAATTCGGAAAGATCCCATGAAAAAAAACCCGGAAGGCTTGAAAAAGAAGCGCCTTATCCTGCTTGCGGCCGTCCTTTTTTTCGGCGCGGTCGCCATCTTCGGGGAAAAGGGCTTGATCGAGCTCTATAGGGTCAATAAGGAGCTCGCCGGGATACTGGCGTACAACAAGTCCCTTGAGAAAGAGAACAGGGAGCTTGAGAAGAAGATACGCCTCCTCGAGGGCGACAGGCGCTATATAGGCCAGATAGCCAGGGAGGAGTTGGGCAAGATCGGCCGTAACGAGGTCATATACCGGATCGAGGAGCCCGCCACCGGAGAAACACGGCCATGAAGGCGCTGAAAGCCCAGGAATCCGTGCACAAGCCGGCTGACCCGGCGACCTTTTTTCGGCACGTCCCTTAGCGCCACGGCATATCCGCGCATACCTCCTTACAAATTGCTGAAAACTCGAATATGGAAAGAAAGATAAACATAGCGGGCATACAGCTTGCCTCCGTGCCCGAAAGGGAGAGGAACATCTCGAAAGCCGATATGCTTGTGGAGCTTGCCGCGAGCGAGGGCGCGAAGGTAATTGCGCTGCCGCCCCTATTCAGCTCGCACTGGTTCCCGGCTACGATAGACAACAGGAACTTCGCCCTTGCCGAGAAAGAGGACGGCCCCACGGTGACCTTCCTCAGGGAAGCGGCGATGAAACACAAGGTGGTCGTAATCGGCGGCGTTTTCGAGGAGGACGGGGACAAGTTTTATAATACCGCCATCGTCGCGGGCCCTGACGGGCTTATCGGCAAATACCGCAAAGTCCACGTGCCTCAGATACCGCTCTGGGAGGAGCGGGCCTATTTCAGCCCCGGCGACCTGGGCTTCCCTGTATTCGAGACCCCCTACGGCAAGATCGGCGTCCTCATCTGCTGGGACGTCTTCTTTCCCGAGGGCTGGCGGGTGCTTGCCCTTAACGGGGCCGAGCTCGTGGTCGCGCTCACAGCCTCTGCGTTCGAGCACTCGCACAGGAAATGGGAACGGGCCATATCGGCGGCGGCGCACGCGAACGGGTTTTTCGTCATCCGGGTGAACAGGGTCGGCAAGGAGGAGAAGCAGGAGTTTTACGGAAGGAGCTTCTCCGCCGGTCCTGACGGCGAGTTCATTGAAAAGCCGAGCGGCTCATCAGAAGGCATCGTCGTTTCCGAGGTCGACCTCGGAGTCGTATCAGAAGTAAGGAACGAATGGGTCTTCCTGAGGGACAGGAGGCCCGGCGAGTATATGGACATCACAAGGGGACCAAAATGAAGGCCGGGGTCATAGGTATACTCGAAGGGGCTCTTTCAGAGGCGAAAAAGGCAGGGCTCATTTCGACCGAGGAAATCCCGGCCATCGTCCTTGATAAGCCCAAGAAGGAGGAGTTCGGCGACTTCTCGACTAACATCGCCATGCTCCTTGCTCCCCTTGAGAAGAAAAAGCCCAGGGATATCGCTAATGCCATTGCCGATAAGGTCGCGGCCTATCCGGAAGTGGAGAAATGCGAGGTAGCCGGGCCCGGCTTTATAAATGTTTTCCTCAAAAGGACCTTCTGGCTCAAGGCCCTCCTCGACATAGCCGGAAAGGGCGAGAGGTTCGGGCAGAGCGGCATAGGGGCAGGGAAAAAGGTGCAGGTCGAGTTCGTTAGCGCCAATCCCACCGGCCCCCTCCATATAGGCCACGGAAGGGGCGCGGCGGTCGGCGATTCGCTCACAAGGATACTCCGCACCGCAGGGTTTGAGGTAACGAGGGAATATTACATAAACGACGCCGGGAGGCAGGTCTTTACGCTCGGCGAGTCCGTCCGCCTCCGGGCGGAGGAGCTTAAGGGCAAGGCTATCGAGTTCCCGCCGGACCACTACAAGGGCGAGTATGTAAAGGACATCGCCAGGGAATATATCGAGAAATACGGCGAGGGCGGCGAAGGCGCGCCGGGCTATCAGGCGTTCGGCACCTCGGCCATGCTCGAAAGGATACGGAAGGATTTAGAAGACTTCCGGGTCGGGTTCGATATCTGGTTCAGCGAGAAGAGCCTTGACGACGCGGGCAAGGTGGCCGAGACAATACAGGACCTCAAGGACAAAGGCCATATCTACGAGGCGGAAGGCGCGGTCTGGTTCAGGACGACGGATTTCGGAG
This sequence is a window from Deltaproteobacteria bacterium. Protein-coding genes within it:
- a CDS encoding septum formation initiator family protein, giving the protein MKKNPEGLKKKRLILLAAVLFFGAVAIFGEKGLIELYRVNKELAGILAYNKSLEKENRELEKKIRLLEGDRRYIGQIAREELGKIGRNEVIYRIEEPATGETRP
- a CDS encoding acyltransferase, whose protein sequence is MERKINIAGIQLASVPERERNISKADMLVELAASEGAKVIALPPLFSSHWFPATIDNRNFALAEKEDGPTVTFLREAAMKHKVVVIGGVFEEDGDKFYNTAIVAGPDGLIGKYRKVHVPQIPLWEERAYFSPGDLGFPVFETPYGKIGVLICWDVFFPEGWRVLALNGAELVVALTASAFEHSHRKWERAISAAAHANGFFVIRVNRVGKEEKQEFYGRSFSAGPDGEFIEKPSGSSEGIVVSEVDLGVVSEVRNEWVFLRDRRPGEYMDITRGPK
- the argS gene encoding arginine--tRNA ligase, whose protein sequence is MKAGVIGILEGALSEAKKAGLISTEEIPAIVLDKPKKEEFGDFSTNIAMLLAPLEKKKPRDIANAIADKVAAYPEVEKCEVAGPGFINVFLKRTFWLKALLDIAGKGERFGQSGIGAGKKVQVEFVSANPTGPLHIGHGRGAAVGDSLTRILRTAGFEVTREYYINDAGRQVFTLGESVRLRAEELKGKAIEFPPDHYKGEYVKDIAREYIEKYGEGGEGAPGYQAFGTSAMLERIRKDLEDFRVGFDIWFSEKSLDDAGKVAETIQDLKDKGHIYEAEGAVWFRTTDFGDDKDRVLIKADGERTYFASDIAYHRDKIERGFDTLVNIWGADHHGYEGRIRALLRALGHDDSALRIIFIQLVALLRKGVPVPMGKREGEFVTLRQVMDEVGTDACRFFFLMRRPDAQLDFDLELAKSQAPENPVYYVQYCHARIKSIIGFAAEKGINVPERFDEKLLSRLEEKDESEIIKLLGAFEELVERSALAMEPHRITFYLMELAGLFHPYYNKTRVVTDDPELTAARLLLCRAVATVVANGLALLGVSAPDKM